The proteins below come from a single Saccharopolyspora sp. SCSIO 74807 genomic window:
- the hypF gene encoding carbamoyltransferase HypF codes for MVDRVRRRVRVAGVVQGVGFRPFTHALASRLGLGGHVGNDGHGVFIDVEGPAAKIEVFLGDLRDQAPPMAVVDGIDVVALPPLGVRGFRIVLSRREDSRSTFVPPDSATCTECLRELTDRADRRFAHPFANCTHCGPRFTIVRDIPYDRPATTMSDFGMCPACAAEYDDPVDRRFHAQPVCCPACGPALNLSDAAGAPIPGDPIAAAAQALRRGEVLAVKGIGGFHLAVDARAEAAVAELRARKHRSEKPFAVMVPSVREARRLCAVDEAAERVLSSWRAPIVLLDRLESTGLAPSVAPGNRQLGVLVAYTPMHHLLLREFAGPIVLTSGNVSDEPICHEDAEVLGALSGIADEFLGHDREIHIRADDSVVRMFRGRPMPLRRSRGYVPEPVRVPWEFPHAVLACGAELKSTFALARGREVFVSQHIGDLENFETLRSFRAGIEHFRKLFGIDPQVVAHDLHPEYLSTKHAQHLLETELVPDIELIGVQHHHAHIAACLADNEEAGPVLGVAFDGLGFGTDGTMWGGEFLIADLAGFQRAAHLEPVAMPGGRAAILQPWRMAAAFLRACPDLDGPEPELAQRRQNWRAVTELAGHPELCPRTSSAGRLFDAVAALLGVREQVGYEGQAAIELEQLADPGETGELGEPPGSVVDGGKLVLRSTDLVRSVVTELRAGIPAPSVAARFHNSVARLIAETCSLLRESTGLSSVALSGGVFQNALLLNRAVTELEHNGFRVLVHSRVPANDGGISLGQAVVAGARIS; via the coding sequence GTGGTCGATCGGGTGCGCAGGCGGGTCCGGGTGGCGGGTGTCGTGCAGGGCGTCGGTTTCCGGCCGTTCACCCACGCGTTGGCTTCCCGCCTCGGTTTGGGCGGGCACGTCGGCAACGACGGCCACGGAGTGTTCATCGACGTGGAAGGTCCCGCCGCGAAGATCGAGGTGTTCCTCGGTGATCTGCGCGACCAGGCGCCGCCCATGGCGGTGGTGGACGGCATCGACGTCGTTGCGCTGCCCCCGCTCGGTGTGCGCGGGTTCCGGATCGTGCTGAGCCGCCGGGAGGATTCCCGCAGCACCTTCGTCCCGCCGGACAGCGCCACGTGCACGGAGTGCCTGCGCGAGCTGACCGACCGGGCGGATCGCCGCTTCGCCCACCCGTTCGCCAACTGCACGCATTGCGGCCCGCGCTTCACGATCGTCCGCGACATCCCGTATGACCGCCCTGCGACCACGATGTCCGATTTCGGGATGTGCCCGGCGTGCGCGGCCGAGTACGACGATCCGGTCGACCGCCGGTTCCACGCGCAGCCGGTGTGCTGCCCCGCTTGCGGTCCGGCTCTGAACCTGTCCGACGCCGCGGGAGCTCCCATCCCGGGCGACCCGATCGCAGCGGCCGCGCAAGCGTTGCGCCGCGGCGAGGTCCTGGCGGTGAAGGGCATCGGCGGCTTCCACTTGGCCGTCGATGCCCGAGCGGAGGCCGCGGTGGCGGAGCTGCGCGCCCGTAAGCACCGCTCGGAGAAGCCGTTCGCCGTCATGGTTCCGAGCGTGCGTGAAGCCAGGCGGCTGTGCGCGGTCGACGAGGCCGCGGAGCGCGTGTTGAGCTCGTGGCGAGCGCCGATCGTCCTGCTGGATCGCCTGGAGAGCACCGGCTTGGCCCCTTCGGTGGCGCCGGGCAATCGGCAGCTCGGCGTGCTCGTCGCCTACACCCCGATGCACCACTTGCTGCTCCGCGAGTTCGCCGGACCGATCGTCTTGACCAGCGGAAACGTGTCCGACGAGCCGATCTGCCACGAGGACGCCGAGGTGCTCGGCGCCCTCTCCGGCATCGCCGACGAGTTCCTCGGCCACGACCGCGAGATCCACATCCGCGCCGACGATTCCGTCGTGCGGATGTTCCGCGGCCGACCGATGCCGTTGCGCCGTTCCCGCGGCTACGTTCCGGAGCCGGTGCGGGTGCCGTGGGAGTTCCCGCATGCGGTGCTGGCCTGCGGTGCTGAGCTGAAGAGCACTTTCGCGCTCGCCCGCGGCAGGGAGGTGTTCGTCTCGCAGCACATCGGCGACTTGGAGAACTTCGAGACGTTGCGTTCCTTCCGGGCGGGCATCGAGCACTTCCGCAAGCTGTTCGGCATCGACCCGCAGGTGGTGGCGCACGACCTGCATCCCGAGTACCTCTCGACCAAGCACGCCCAGCACCTCCTGGAGACCGAGTTGGTCCCGGACATCGAGTTGATCGGGGTGCAACACCACCATGCGCACATCGCCGCGTGTCTCGCGGACAACGAGGAGGCGGGGCCGGTGCTCGGCGTGGCGTTCGACGGCTTGGGCTTCGGCACCGACGGGACGATGTGGGGCGGTGAGTTCCTGATCGCGGACTTGGCCGGTTTCCAGCGCGCCGCGCACCTGGAGCCGGTGGCGATGCCGGGTGGCCGGGCCGCGATCCTGCAACCATGGCGGATGGCCGCGGCGTTCTTGCGCGCTTGCCCGGACTTGGACGGTCCCGAGCCGGAACTGGCGCAGCGCAGGCAGAATTGGCGCGCGGTCACCGAACTCGCAGGCCACCCGGAGCTGTGTCCGCGAACCTCGAGCGCGGGAAGGTTGTTCGACGCCGTCGCGGCCCTGCTCGGGGTGCGCGAGCAGGTCGGCTACGAAGGCCAAGCCGCGATCGAGCTCGAACAGCTCGCCGACCCTGGCGAAACCGGCGAACTCGGCGAACCTCCCGGGTCCGTTGTGGACGGTGGGAAGCTCGTGCTGCGCAGCACCGATCTGGTGCGTTCGGTGGTCACCGAACTGCGGGCGGGAATCCCTGCACCGTCCGTGGCGGCCCGCTTCCACAACTCGGTCGCCCGTCTGATCGCAGAAACCTGCTCGCTGCTGCGGGAATCCACCGGCTTGTCGTCGGTGGCGCTGTCCGGCGGGGTTTTCCAGAACGCTCTGCTTTTGAACCGCGCGGTCACCGAGTTGGAGCACAACGGGTTCCGAGTTCTGGTGCACTCACGGGTACCTGCCAATGACGGCGGCATCAGCCTGGGGCAGGCCGTCGTTGCCGGAGCCCGGATCAGCTGA
- a CDS encoding acyltransferase: protein MPEGTTAPARTASGTKSRRKISWDLVRAGCVLLVMLYHATFLGVYLHPELIPRKIAFPYQVGASLLLVISAYFACVTIGRGTTLRYWWGRIARLLPPFIGAVLVIFLLTRLAAIEGWFWPTWYDLTWNLLMLWNWRPADYAFIDGSHWTVPLQLMGFTAAAVLYRSRWGHGRRILVVLWAAVLVPMAQWPLRVSQPPELYRTIVDGIGVHRWHLFVVGVAIWLWSTKRISWPHFAALLGFCMIGQALHNYAETPEGLVADWGSTVAVCIGMVVIALTARGPDWNKVVSGRPARAVQWFAGISYGVFLTHQSVGYLVSRELQDLGFGPTLQTAGFLVTGVLLGWALTKVVERPMHRWLMKGFDRLAARRTAQA from the coding sequence GTGCCTGAAGGAACCACCGCCCCAGCACGCACTGCCTCGGGCACGAAGAGCCGCCGCAAGATCAGCTGGGACCTCGTGCGGGCCGGCTGCGTGCTGCTGGTGATGCTCTACCACGCGACTTTCCTCGGTGTGTACCTGCACCCCGAGCTGATCCCGCGCAAGATCGCGTTCCCGTACCAGGTGGGCGCGAGCCTGCTGCTGGTGATCTCGGCCTACTTCGCGTGCGTGACGATCGGGCGCGGTACGACGCTGCGTTACTGGTGGGGGCGGATCGCGCGGCTGCTGCCGCCGTTCATCGGCGCCGTGCTGGTCATCTTCCTGCTGACCCGGCTCGCCGCGATCGAGGGCTGGTTCTGGCCCACCTGGTACGACCTGACCTGGAACCTGCTCATGCTGTGGAACTGGCGACCGGCGGACTACGCGTTCATCGACGGGTCGCACTGGACGGTTCCGCTGCAGCTCATGGGGTTCACCGCGGCCGCAGTGCTGTACCGCAGCCGATGGGGGCACGGGCGGCGGATCCTGGTGGTGTTGTGGGCGGCAGTGCTGGTGCCGATGGCGCAGTGGCCGCTGCGGGTCTCCCAACCGCCGGAGCTGTACCGCACGATCGTCGACGGGATCGGCGTGCACCGCTGGCACCTGTTCGTGGTGGGCGTGGCGATCTGGCTGTGGTCGACCAAGCGGATCAGCTGGCCGCACTTCGCCGCGCTGCTCGGCTTCTGCATGATCGGACAAGCGCTGCACAACTACGCCGAAACGCCGGAGGGACTGGTCGCCGACTGGGGCTCGACCGTGGCGGTGTGCATCGGGATGGTCGTGATCGCGTTGACCGCACGCGGGCCGGACTGGAACAAGGTGGTCTCGGGACGGCCGGCGCGGGCCGTGCAGTGGTTCGCCGGGATCTCCTACGGCGTGTTCCTGACCCACCAGAGCGTCGGCTACCTGGTCTCGCGCGAGCTCCAAGACCTCGGTTTCGGGCCGACGCTGCAAACCGCGGGGTTCCTCGTCACCGGTGTGTTGCTGGGCTGGGCGCTGACCAAGGTCGTGGAACGGCCGATGCACCGCTGGCTGATGAAGGGCTTCGACCGGCTGGCCGCCCGGCGGACCGCTCAGGCTTGA
- a CDS encoding S28 family serine protease, protein MRGWLAAVVAGCMLLAGMPAAAQPVDELRIRLESVPGLTVFGERPTESGFRLLDLGFAQPADHHHPERGGFVQRLTLLHRGFDRPTVAHTTGYDLPEQPTRAEPTRLVDGNQVSLEHRFFTPSRPEPADWTDLDIWQSATDEHRVIEALRSVYSAHWLTTGASKGGMTAVYHRHFYPRDVAATIAYVAPNDVDNDDDRYDEFLANVGSDPACRRALTTAQREALLRRDEMRAKYAAYAESRGMTFDRIVGDVDRALEAVVVDAPFAFWQYRGQQDCPKIPAPSASTDALYAFFDETVQFGTYTDQGLDSYVPYYYQAGTQLGWQDISHEPLADLLHDPEIGRPRDFVPREIEMSFRPGAMARVDAWVRGRGSELMFVNGGNDPWSAEPFRLGPGSRDSYRYTVPGGNHGSKIENLPPQQRAEAEGTVRRWAGVERPPAPLHTELDRPVVPRMPR, encoded by the coding sequence GTGCGTGGCTGGCTGGCAGCGGTAGTGGCCGGGTGCATGTTGCTCGCCGGGATGCCGGCCGCGGCACAACCCGTGGATGAGCTGCGGATTCGCCTGGAATCGGTGCCCGGCCTGACGGTGTTCGGCGAGCGGCCCACCGAGTCCGGCTTCCGCCTGCTGGATCTGGGTTTCGCGCAACCGGCCGATCACCACCATCCGGAACGAGGCGGTTTCGTCCAGCGCCTCACCCTGTTGCACCGCGGTTTCGACCGCCCCACGGTCGCCCACACCACCGGCTACGACCTGCCGGAGCAGCCGACGCGGGCCGAGCCGACACGGTTGGTGGACGGCAACCAGGTGTCCTTGGAACACCGCTTCTTCACCCCGTCCCGCCCGGAGCCCGCGGACTGGACCGATCTGGACATCTGGCAGTCGGCGACCGACGAGCACCGGGTGATCGAGGCGCTGCGTTCGGTCTACTCGGCCCACTGGCTGACCACGGGCGCGAGCAAGGGCGGGATGACCGCGGTCTACCACCGCCACTTCTACCCGCGTGACGTCGCCGCAACGATCGCTTATGTCGCGCCGAACGACGTGGACAATGACGACGACCGCTACGACGAGTTCCTCGCGAACGTCGGTTCCGATCCGGCGTGCCGCCGCGCGCTGACGACGGCGCAGCGGGAGGCGTTGCTGCGTCGCGACGAGATGCGCGCGAAGTACGCGGCCTACGCCGAGTCCCGTGGCATGACCTTCGATCGGATCGTCGGCGACGTGGACCGTGCGCTGGAGGCGGTGGTCGTGGATGCCCCGTTCGCGTTCTGGCAGTACCGCGGCCAGCAGGACTGCCCGAAGATTCCCGCGCCGTCGGCGAGCACGGACGCCCTGTACGCCTTCTTCGACGAGACGGTGCAGTTCGGCACCTACACCGATCAGGGCTTGGACTCCTACGTGCCGTACTACTACCAGGCGGGCACCCAGCTCGGCTGGCAGGACATCTCGCACGAGCCGCTGGCGGACCTGCTGCACGACCCGGAGATCGGCAGGCCGCGCGATTTCGTCCCGCGGGAGATCGAGATGAGTTTCCGCCCGGGCGCGATGGCGCGGGTGGACGCCTGGGTTCGCGGGCGCGGTTCGGAGTTGATGTTCGTCAACGGCGGCAACGACCCGTGGAGCGCGGAGCCGTTCCGTCTCGGTCCGGGAAGCCGGGATTCCTACCGCTACACCGTGCCCGGTGGCAACCACGGCTCGAAGATCGAGAACCTGCCGCCGCAGCAACGCGCCGAGGCCGAGGGGACGGTGCGTCGGTGGGCGGGTGTCGAGCGGCCACCTGCTCCGCTCCACACCGAACTGGACCGTCCGGTCGTGCCGCGGATGCCCCGCTAG
- a CDS encoding cellulose-binding protein: protein MGYNNEDRDLVPLKSDFDTVWYGYRRSQVRFYIQQTDAEVRMLTEDRDAALSQVADLSAELEQARAEIEQLREQYDAVCRTPIEETALSDRMRRMVRLAHDEAAEVVSSAQAASEHEWARAEQSAAELRTRYENLVAEADQWRRQSETQRNEALAETRRDIQHMAREAEAHRRKLDNEAEARRTQVENDFEISMAARREEATRVQAEREQRSRAEAQRRVVEATAESERRLRRADEHSEAMLRMRQDLAKRVRAAQQIMADAEPFLTAVESDADSEAGDSYVAGVVHDDLLGDDQEVDVPRQRGLTAKAAEAEAAEAPEPAVAANAEAGSASSR from the coding sequence GTGGGCTACAACAACGAAGATCGTGACCTGGTACCGCTGAAGTCCGATTTCGACACCGTCTGGTACGGCTACCGCCGTTCGCAGGTCCGGTTCTACATCCAGCAGACCGATGCCGAGGTCCGGATGCTCACCGAGGATCGCGACGCGGCGTTGAGCCAGGTCGCGGACCTCTCGGCGGAGCTGGAGCAGGCGCGTGCCGAGATCGAGCAGCTGCGCGAGCAGTACGACGCGGTCTGCCGCACGCCGATCGAGGAGACGGCGCTGTCCGACCGGATGCGCCGGATGGTGCGGCTGGCCCACGACGAGGCCGCGGAGGTCGTGTCGTCCGCGCAGGCGGCGTCCGAGCACGAGTGGGCGCGCGCCGAGCAGTCCGCCGCTGAGCTGCGTACCCGTTACGAGAACCTGGTCGCCGAGGCCGACCAGTGGCGCAGGCAGTCGGAGACGCAGCGCAACGAGGCGCTGGCCGAGACCCGCCGGGACATCCAGCACATGGCGCGCGAGGCCGAGGCGCACCGCCGCAAGCTGGACAACGAGGCGGAGGCCCGGCGCACCCAGGTGGAGAACGATTTCGAGATCTCCATGGCGGCACGCCGCGAGGAGGCCACCAGGGTCCAGGCCGAGCGCGAGCAGCGCAGCCGTGCCGAGGCGCAGCGCCGAGTCGTGGAGGCCACCGCCGAGTCGGAGCGCCGGCTCCGCCGCGCCGACGAGCACTCGGAGGCGATGCTGCGGATGCGGCAGGACCTGGCCAAGCGGGTGCGGGCGGCCCAGCAGATCATGGCCGACGCCGAGCCGTTCTTGACCGCGGTGGAGTCGGACGCGGACTCCGAGGCGGGGGACTCCTACGTCGCCGGTGTCGTGCACGACGATCTGCTCGGCGATGACCAGGAGGTGGATGTTCCCCGCCAGCGCGGCCTCACGGCGAAGGCGGCCGAGGCGGAGGCGGCCGAGGCACCGGAGCCAGCGGTCGCCGCGAACGCCGAGGCGGGGTCGGCCAGCTCCCGCTGA
- a CDS encoding TetR/AcrR family transcriptional regulator, with protein MVSTGAATRRKDPARRERIARAAIDVVAERGIEKLTHRAVAAAAGVPLGSTTYYFRTLDDLLAEALRQSAQDDVAELRAWANSLSGEDDLAAALGDLILRYLGPQRSRTVVQHELYMAALHRPALAHVSNEWDAELVELFTCYTDSVTGRALSALFCGLLLQGVVRESVPSRDEIETTFRRVLAPAANR; from the coding sequence ATGGTGTCGACGGGGGCTGCGACGCGCCGCAAGGATCCGGCGAGGAGGGAGCGCATCGCCAGGGCGGCGATCGACGTCGTGGCCGAGCGGGGGATCGAGAAGCTCACGCACCGCGCTGTCGCGGCTGCCGCCGGCGTGCCGCTCGGATCGACGACGTACTACTTCCGGACGCTCGACGATTTGCTCGCGGAGGCGTTGCGCCAGTCCGCGCAGGACGACGTCGCCGAGCTGCGCGCGTGGGCGAACTCGCTGTCCGGCGAGGACGACTTGGCCGCCGCGCTCGGTGATCTCATACTGCGCTACCTCGGCCCGCAACGTTCGCGCACTGTCGTGCAACACGAGCTCTACATGGCCGCGTTGCACCGGCCCGCGTTGGCGCACGTCAGCAACGAGTGGGACGCGGAGCTGGTGGAGCTGTTCACGTGCTATACCGATTCGGTGACGGGCCGTGCACTGTCGGCGCTTTTTTGCGGCTTGTTGCTGCAAGGCGTCGTCCGGGAGTCGGTGCCGAGTCGAGATGAAATCGAAACCACTTTCCGGCGCGTGCTGGCGCCTGCCGCAAATCGCTGA
- a CDS encoding aldehyde dehydrogenase family protein, translating into MSNDESPNTLFIDGTWQPAGAGGVREIRSPADGTLVTTVSEGDRNDTERAIHAARRTFDDGTWANTSAWDRGDLLLRVSDILVRDQAEFARAESGDTGKRLVESEQDMADIAACFRYFGKLAGINGGDVVDTGSPDSFSRVRYEPVGVCGMITPWNFPLLQVAWKVAPAIAAGDTFVLKPSELTPSTAILLMRALDEAGLPAGVGNLVLGSGPETGALLAEHRDIDLISFTGGLHTGRSIAASAAATVKKVALELGGKNPNVVFADADFDTAVDYALMAVFLHSGQVCSAGARLVVQDDIHDEFVDELVRRTEKIRIGGPYDEDAETGPLISAAHLEKVSAHVAKAVEEGAVLRTGGRRPEGERYANGHYYLPTVLDEVAQGSYAVTEESFGPVLTVERFTDEDDAVRIANDTHYGLAGAVFSSDVSKAQRVAHRLRHGTVWINDFHPYLPQAEWGGYKQSGIGRELGRAGLGEYQEAKHIHQNLRPQPPRWFDGR; encoded by the coding sequence ATGTCGAACGACGAAAGCCCGAACACGCTGTTCATCGACGGAACCTGGCAACCCGCAGGCGCCGGCGGCGTGCGCGAAATCCGCAGCCCCGCCGACGGCACCCTCGTCACCACCGTCTCCGAAGGCGACCGGAACGACACCGAACGGGCCATCCACGCCGCCCGCCGGACCTTCGACGACGGCACCTGGGCGAACACCTCCGCATGGGACCGCGGTGACCTGCTGCTGCGCGTCAGCGACATCCTGGTGCGCGACCAAGCCGAATTCGCCCGCGCCGAATCCGGCGACACCGGCAAACGCCTGGTGGAGAGCGAACAGGACATGGCCGACATCGCCGCCTGCTTCCGCTACTTCGGCAAACTCGCCGGGATCAACGGCGGCGACGTGGTCGACACCGGCTCGCCCGACTCGTTCAGCCGCGTGCGCTACGAACCCGTCGGCGTCTGCGGCATGATCACGCCCTGGAACTTCCCGCTGCTGCAGGTCGCGTGGAAGGTCGCGCCCGCGATCGCCGCAGGCGACACCTTCGTGCTCAAACCCAGCGAGCTCACGCCCAGCACCGCGATCCTGCTGATGCGCGCGCTCGACGAAGCAGGGCTGCCCGCAGGCGTGGGCAACCTCGTGCTCGGCAGCGGGCCGGAAACCGGCGCGCTGCTGGCCGAACACCGCGACATCGACCTCATCTCGTTCACCGGCGGACTGCACACCGGCCGGTCCATCGCGGCCTCCGCCGCAGCCACCGTCAAGAAGGTCGCCCTCGAACTCGGCGGGAAGAACCCCAACGTGGTCTTCGCCGACGCCGACTTCGACACCGCCGTCGACTACGCGCTGATGGCCGTGTTCCTGCACTCCGGGCAAGTGTGCTCCGCCGGGGCGCGACTCGTCGTGCAAGACGACATCCACGACGAGTTCGTCGACGAACTCGTGCGGCGAACCGAGAAGATCCGCATCGGCGGGCCCTACGACGAAGACGCCGAAACCGGGCCGCTGATCTCCGCCGCACACCTCGAGAAAGTTTCCGCGCACGTGGCCAAGGCCGTGGAAGAAGGCGCTGTGCTGCGCACCGGCGGGCGCCGCCCCGAAGGCGAGCGCTACGCCAACGGGCACTACTACCTGCCGACCGTGCTCGACGAAGTCGCGCAAGGCAGCTACGCCGTCACCGAAGAATCCTTCGGGCCCGTGCTCACCGTGGAACGCTTCACCGACGAAGACGACGCCGTGCGCATCGCCAACGACACGCACTACGGGCTCGCCGGCGCGGTGTTCAGCAGCGACGTGAGCAAAGCCCAGCGCGTCGCGCACCGGCTGCGGCACGGCACCGTGTGGATCAACGACTTCCACCCATACCTGCCCCAAGCCGAATGGGGCGGCTACAAACAATCCGGCATCGGCCGCGAACTCGGACGCGCCGGGCTCGGCGAATACCAGGAGGCCAAGCACATCCATCAAAACCTGCGCCCGCAGCCGCCGCGGTGGTTCGACGGCCGCTGA
- a CDS encoding APC family permease — translation MSAPTGDAELSEFGYTNKLKRSLGGFHTFAAGISYISVLTGTFQLSYFGLSSGGPAYWWSWPLVFFGQLMVALSFAELASHYPIAGSIYNWSKKLGGKHVAWLAGWMMLLASIVSIAATALAYQHTLPQIWGAFQIIGNGSGTSEAANGVLLATMLIVFTTLVNAFGVKLMARINSAGVTIELIAAVLLILFLAVAATRGPDVVLETQNTGSTNPHGYLGAFLVAALASSYVMYGFDTASSLGEESINPHRNAPKAILRSLIASFVLGGLIILLALMAARDLNAPELTEVGLQFVLTDSLGPLIGRLFLLVVFVAITVCVLAVHTAAIRIAFAMARDNALPGGSKLARVSPRFQTPVVPAIVIGVIAVALLVVNIGQPQIFSAVTSLAIILIYVSYLLVTIPMLVARLRGEWSSRKQEGRFTLGRWGLPVNVLAVLWGIGMTTNLAWPRRDVYNAEPPYHWYLQWSSVLFVGIAALGGFAYYWFVQRHRVGVLADHAATGDTDTTKSALS, via the coding sequence ATGAGCGCGCCCACCGGGGACGCCGAGCTCAGCGAGTTCGGCTACACCAACAAACTGAAAAGATCCCTCGGCGGCTTCCACACCTTCGCCGCAGGAATCAGCTACATCTCGGTGCTGACCGGCACCTTCCAGCTCTCCTACTTCGGATTGTCGTCCGGAGGACCCGCCTACTGGTGGTCCTGGCCGCTGGTGTTCTTCGGCCAGCTGATGGTGGCGTTGAGCTTCGCCGAACTGGCCTCGCACTACCCCATCGCCGGATCGATCTACAACTGGTCGAAAAAGCTCGGGGGCAAACACGTGGCCTGGCTGGCCGGCTGGATGATGCTGCTGGCGTCGATCGTTTCCATCGCCGCCACCGCACTCGCCTACCAGCACACGCTCCCGCAAATATGGGGCGCTTTCCAAATCATCGGTAACGGGAGCGGAACCAGCGAAGCCGCCAACGGCGTGCTGCTCGCGACGATGCTGATCGTGTTCACCACGCTGGTCAACGCTTTCGGCGTGAAACTCATGGCGCGGATCAACAGCGCCGGGGTGACCATCGAACTGATCGCGGCCGTGCTGCTGATCCTGTTCCTGGCCGTGGCCGCGACCCGCGGGCCGGACGTCGTGCTCGAAACGCAGAACACCGGAAGCACCAACCCGCACGGATACCTCGGCGCGTTCCTCGTCGCCGCGCTCGCGTCGTCCTACGTGATGTACGGGTTCGACACCGCCTCGTCCCTCGGCGAAGAATCGATCAACCCGCATCGGAACGCGCCCAAAGCCATTCTGCGATCGCTGATCGCATCGTTCGTGCTCGGCGGGCTGATCATCCTGCTGGCGCTGATGGCCGCCAGAGACCTCAACGCGCCGGAGCTGACCGAAGTCGGCCTCCAGTTCGTGCTCACCGACTCGCTCGGACCACTCATCGGACGGTTGTTCCTGCTCGTGGTGTTCGTGGCGATCACCGTGTGCGTGCTCGCGGTGCACACCGCGGCCATCCGCATCGCATTCGCCATGGCGCGGGACAACGCACTGCCCGGCGGGTCGAAACTCGCACGAGTCAGCCCACGCTTTCAGACGCCGGTCGTACCGGCCATCGTCATCGGCGTCATCGCAGTGGCGCTGCTGGTCGTCAACATCGGGCAACCGCAGATCTTCTCCGCCGTCACCAGCCTCGCGATCATCCTCATCTACGTGTCGTACCTGCTGGTGACCATCCCCATGCTGGTCGCCCGCCTGCGCGGCGAATGGTCCTCCCGGAAGCAGGAAGGCCGATTCACCCTCGGGCGGTGGGGACTGCCCGTGAACGTGCTCGCGGTGCTGTGGGGAATCGGGATGACCACCAACCTCGCCTGGCCGCGGCGCGACGTCTACAACGCCGAACCGCCCTACCACTGGTACCTGCAGTGGAGCTCCGTGCTGTTCGTCGGCATCGCCGCGCTCGGCGGATTCGCCTACTACTGGTTCGTGCAGCGACACCGCGTCGGCGTGCTCGCCGACCACGCGGCCACGGGCGACACCGATACGACCAAGTCCGCACTGTCCTGA
- a CDS encoding GMC family oxidoreductase N-terminal domain-containing protein has product MAEEFDYVVVGGGSAGAALAARLSEDPGTTVCLLEAGPSDVGDKAILELDRWMALLESGYDWDYLVEPQEQGNSYMRHARARVLGGCSSHNSCIAFWAPAEDLDEWERMGATGWGASDVFPLYKRLETNDGPGDHHGRSGPVNIRSVPPNDPSGVALLQACEQAGIPTTEFNSGRTVTHGANWFQINAREDGTRSSSSVSYLHPIMGRRPNLEVRTEVRAKKVEFDGKRATGIAYLDPDLVHTRTVRARQEVVLSSGAIDTPKLLMLSGIGPGEHLREVGIDVLVDSPGVGSNLQDHPEGVIGWDAKQPMVTESTQWWEIGIFTTTEAGLNRPDLMFHYGSVPFDMHTMRQGYPTTENGFCLTPNVTRSRSIGNVRLRTRDFRDKPKVDPRYFTDPHDIRVMTEGIKLARKIVSQQAMHEWAGSELHPGPDVRSDDEIADYIRKTHNTVYHPAASVPMGAADDQNAPLDARLRVKGVDGLRVADASAMPFLVAVNPNITTMAIGEKCSDMLKEDNAG; this is encoded by the coding sequence ATGGCCGAAGAATTCGACTACGTCGTGGTGGGCGGCGGAAGCGCAGGCGCCGCGCTGGCGGCTCGCCTTTCCGAAGACCCCGGCACCACCGTTTGCCTGCTCGAAGCCGGACCATCCGATGTCGGGGACAAAGCCATCCTCGAACTCGACCGGTGGATGGCGCTGCTCGAATCCGGCTACGACTGGGATTACCTCGTCGAACCGCAAGAGCAAGGCAACTCCTACATGCGGCACGCCCGTGCCCGCGTGCTCGGCGGCTGCTCCTCGCACAACTCGTGCATCGCGTTCTGGGCGCCCGCCGAAGACCTCGACGAATGGGAACGGATGGGCGCCACCGGATGGGGCGCCAGCGACGTCTTCCCGCTGTACAAGAGGCTCGAGACCAACGACGGACCAGGCGACCACCACGGGCGCAGCGGGCCGGTGAACATTCGCAGCGTTCCGCCCAACGACCCGTCCGGGGTTGCGCTGCTGCAAGCCTGCGAACAAGCGGGCATCCCGACGACCGAATTCAACTCGGGACGCACCGTCACGCACGGCGCGAACTGGTTCCAGATCAACGCGCGGGAAGACGGCACGCGGTCGTCGTCTTCGGTGTCCTACCTGCACCCGATCATGGGCAGGCGGCCGAACCTCGAGGTGCGCACCGAAGTGCGGGCCAAAAAGGTCGAGTTCGACGGGAAGCGGGCGACCGGGATCGCCTACCTCGACCCCGACCTCGTCCACACCCGCACGGTGCGCGCCCGGCAAGAAGTGGTGCTGTCCTCCGGGGCCATCGACACGCCCAAGCTGCTGATGCTGTCCGGAATCGGGCCGGGCGAACACCTGCGGGAAGTCGGGATCGACGTGCTCGTCGACTCACCCGGCGTCGGATCCAACCTCCAGGACCATCCCGAAGGCGTCATCGGATGGGACGCGAAGCAGCCGATGGTCACCGAATCCACGCAATGGTGGGAGATCGGCATCTTCACCACCACCGAAGCCGGCCTGAACCGACCCGACCTGATGTTCCACTACGGTTCGGTGCCGTTTGACATGCACACCATGCGGCAGGGATACCCGACGACGGAGAACGGCTTCTGCCTGACGCCGAACGTCACCCGCAGCCGCTCGATCGGCAACGTCCGGTTGCGCACTCGAGATTTCCGGGACAAGCCGAAGGTCGACCCCCGGTACTTCACCGACCCGCACGACATCAGGGTCATGACCGAGGGCATCAAACTCGCGCGGAAGATCGTCTCGCAGCAGGCGATGCACGAATGGGCCGGTTCCGAACTGCACCCAGGCCCCGATGTACGCAGCGACGACGAGATCGCTGACTACATCAGGAAGACGCACAACACCGTCTACCACCCCGCGGCTTCGGTGCCGATGGGCGCGGCCGACGACCAGAACGCGCCGCTGGACGCACGCCTGCGGGTCAAGGGCGTCGACGGTCTGCGCGTCGCTGATGCCTCCGCGATGCCGTTCCTGGTCGCGGTGAACCCAAACATCACCACGATGGCCATCGGCGAGAAGTGCTCCGACATGCTCAAGGAGGACAACGCCGGCTGA